The DNA segment TAAGTAAAGCCATCATGTTGGTTTTAAGGTTACTTAATAAAATTCTAAAACTAACAGGTATAAAAAAGCGATTAATTGAATAGCGTGAGTATAAGTAAAAGTTTATATAGTGATTATATTAATAAAATACCAACTAAATTACGCGCTAAATATATAGTAATCCTTTAAACTAAAAATGAGATTATTGCTAAGTTAAAGTCTTTGGTTGCATTAACTAATCAGTAAAATTTATCTAAGATAACTTATCCAGATTTACCTGTTAGTGAGAAAGTTGAACAGATAAAAAAACTTATTAAAGATAATCAAGTTATAGTTGTCGCAGGTGAGATAGGCTCAGGTAAATCAACTCAATTACCTAAAATATGTCTAGATCTTATTTAGGAAAGTGTGGTTTGATAGGGAATACTCATCCTAGAAGACTTGCAGCTAGATCTATAGCTACTAGAATTGCTGCAGAAATTAGTGATCATTCAAAAGTTGCCTATAAAATTCGCTTTAGTGATCAAAGTGATGAAAATACTTTAATAAAGGTAATGACTGATGGCGTATTAATCTCTGAGATAAGAAATGATAGATTTTTGTCACAATATGAAGTAATTATCATAGATTATGATCATGAGAGAAGTTTAAATATTGACTTCTTACTTGGTGGGTGTATAAAGAAGGTTTTACCTTTTAGACCTGATCTTAAGATCATTATAACTTCGGCAACGATTGATTATCACAAGTTTATAACATTTTTTAATAATACTAAAGTTATTACAATCAGTGGTAGAACTTATCCGGTAGAAATCCGTTATCAAAGTGGTGAGGTTTTTAAGGAGTTTCCACTACAGGAAAGAATTTTATATTCTATTCATAAATTTGGTAGCGGTGATGTATTAGTTTTTTACCAACAGAAAGAGATATTTATGAAACTTTAGCTTATCTAAATAAGCAAGATCTTAGATTTACGGAAGTTTTACTTGATTCTCTAGGCTATTAATAAAGATCAAAACAAAATTTTTAACCCTGAGTGCTCTACACGCAGAATTATTTTAGCGACAAATGTAGCCGAGAGATTCTTTGATAGTGCCGCGCATAAAGTATGTTATAGATTCGGGTTTAGCTAGGATAAGTAGATATAGTTATCGCACAAAAGTATAACAATTACCAGTAGAAAAAATCTCTCAAGCAAGTGCTAATCAAAGGGCAGGACGTTGTGGTAGGTTATCTGCAGAGGGATTTGTGTAAGGCTGTATAGCGAAGAAGACTTTAATAATCGTAAAGAATTCACAGATCCTGAAATTTGGCGTACTTAACCTAGCATTAGTTATTTTGCAGATGTTATTTTTGAGATTAGGCAATATCCAAAAATTTCCTTTTATGGATCCTCCAGATTCTAGATTTATTAAAGATGGCTTTAAGCTTTTATTTGAGCTATAAGCAATTTCAGAGCTTAATTATTAAAAGCTTAAAATTACTGATGATGAGATAAAAATGGCAACTATGTCATTAGACCTAAAATTAGCAAAAATAGTTATCAAAGGACATAGAAAAATACTCTTAAAGAGATAGTTTCAATAGTTAGTTTTTTAAAGTATTCAAGACCAGTGTGAGCAACCTTTGAATTTTCAACAAAAGTCTGAAGAAATACATTCGCTTGATAAGGATAAGTCTTCAGATTTTATTGCTATCCTTAATTTAGCAAAAAAGAATTGTCCAATAGAAAGAAAAAAGAATATTTTTAAAAAGAATTTTATTTTACCAATTAAAATTTAATGAGTGGAATAATATTATCAACAAATTATTGAGGTCGTTCATCAGTTTAAGTGGAAGTTATCTTCAAACGAAGAATTAAATTATGAAAATCTCCATAAAGCTATAGCAACGGGTTTTTAAAGTAATATTGGCTATAACTAAGCAGAGTATTTAGGAAGGGGTCTTAATTTTTTATATTTCCTAGATCTCCACAATTTTAAAATAAACCTAAATGGATAATGTCATCTGAAATTATCGAGACAACCAAGATTTATACTCGTAATGTTGCAAAAAAATGAATCGGAGTGGCTAGAGAGCTTGGTAGGACACCTTGTTTAAAAACATTATGATCAACCTTGTTTGGAATAAAAAACGCAGAGCCGTAATAGTAAATGAAAGAGTAACATTGTATGGCTTAGAAATATTTTCAAAAAAAACCAGTACAATATTCGAAGATAAATCCTCAAGATGAACACGAGATTTTTATTACGAATCTTTGATTAATGGTAATTTTGATTATAAGGCATATATCTATCAACAAAATCTTAAGCTTATAAATCAAGTTGAAGATCTTGAAAACAAATCGCGTAGAAGAGATATCTTGGTTGGTGAAGAAATATTGTTTGAGCATTATGATGATTTTATTCCAGATGATGTCTGTGATGGTGTGACTTTTGATAAATGGAAAGACTTTCTCCAAAGAGCCGCAAAATTTTGTTTTTGATATAAAAGTGCTGATGAAACATAATGCAGAAGATATTACACAGCAGAAATTTTCTGATGTTTTGAGTATTGGTGATATACATTTACCGTTAGAGTATTATTTTGATCCATTAGATTAGCTAGATAGTGTAACTGTTATAGTACCTATTGTTTTTCTTAATGATATTAACCTTATAGTAAAATAGAGTGGGGAATGTATGTTTTTTTGTATGATAAGATTGTCGCGCTACTAAAATTGTTACCCAAAAATATCCGCAAAAGCTGTGTACCTATGCCAACATATGCCCAAGCAATATTTAAATAAATAGACTTTGAAGCTGATAAATATAAACCATTACAATCTATTGTTGCAAAACATATTACTCTTATTGGTTGGTTTTGTTGTTGATGAAACTATTTGTCACAATCAAGAGCTAGAAAAACACTTGGTACTAAATATACAAGTTGTTGATGAACAGAGTAAAATTCTAGCTATAGATAAAGACATACATAAGCTAAAACAAAAACTTAAAGACTTAGTGCAGCGACCACAGCTAATAGTTGAAGATAAAGTTTATAATGATTGGCAATTTGGCACTATTGAGCATATACTAGTCAAATAAGGGAACATGGTATAACTATCAAGGTTTATAATTTTGAAGAATATCAAGATGGTATGCGACTGGGATATAAAGAAACTGCAGCTGAAACTAAAGTTTGTATGCAAAATGCTGTGAAAAAGCTGGTTAAATTACGCTTAAAAATTGTTTATTAAAAACAATGATTTAATAAGCTTATCGATGTCATTAAAATTTAATGATTCAAAAGATAGTATTATTAATAAAGCTATTGATTTGAGTTTTTTATACTAAGAATGGAATTCCCATATTGCCAAAAAAAGCTTTGAAGAGTTTTATAGTAGAGGTTTATAGAGTTTTACAGCTAATAAAACTAAGGTTAAACTGTTATTTGCAGAGATAGCTAAAGCAAAAGGGCAACTTGATAGAAAACTTAAAGAAAATAGCAGTTAATTTTATCGAACTTTTTACAGCTGTCAGAAATTAGCTAAATGAGCTTTTTACTGATAATTATTCTAACACAACCTATGCCTTATTTGCAGAGGTATAAGTATTATATTCAAGCTTTAGAAAACCGATTAGATAAGGCTAAACTAAACCTACAAAGAGATATAGCTTACCAGTTAGATGTTGATGAGCTTAAGGCTAAGTTAGTGAAAAAGATTAACGCTAAAGACCTTGCTAGTAATAGTGTAGATGTAATCAAGATTAGTTTGATAACAATGAGTTATGGATATCTTGGTATTTACAAAATGTAAAAACTATTGAATTAGTTTTATATACGAGAAAATTTAGTTTACATAAATGAGATATGGTTAAGATACTTTGGTATAATTAAATCAAAATATCTATTAATTTTTTATTGAATGAAATCTTTATATGATAAAAGAGTACTTAATTTCTTGGTAATAATATTCATCACTATTATTACAGTAAACTGGACTTCTTATATTTTCAAGCAAGATGTTAATTCATACTTTTTAGCTTTTCTTATTTTTTTAAGGTGTTTGGCATCTTTTCTACTTCTTAGAGACTATATGGCAAGTTGGAGAAAATCTACACAAAAGACTTTCTTGCGTAAAGTATTTATTAACCTTCCAGTATTTTTTATAGTTGCATTTATTTTTTATGGTAAAGTTCGATTTGCACTGATATTCTCAGAATTTTTATTCTATGTATTTTTAATAAATTTAGGCGTATATTTTTACTGGCATTTGACTAATAGAAGATTGACTAATAAATCAAAAACAGCTGTAATTTATGGTGCTGGTGCTGCTGGTACAAAAATAGCTCAAGAGCTTGCTTCGGTTGGTTATCGCATAAAGTGTTTTGTTGATGATAATGAAACTTTACAAAAAAGAAGTATAGATGGTAAAAGAATTCTATCTAGTGTACAGCTAAAAAAAATGTTACTTTCCTCAAGGTTTGATTTATTAGTTATTGCCCTACCCAAAAGTGCTAATCAAATTATTAAAAGAATTTATAAAGAATTAGAAAAAGATTTTAGTCAAATTAGAATTATGCCTCCTCTTGAAGATGTGCTCCAAGATGAGAGTTTTATGTCACAGTTAAAGCCTGTTTCAGTCTATGATCTTTTATCTAGGGATTCTAAGAGTTTAGATAAAAAATCTATTTCAAATTTTATCAAGGAAAAGATTATACTTGTCACTGGTGCTGGTGGAAGCATAGGTTCTGAAATAGTTAGACAATGTATTAAATATGGAGCCAAGCAGATAGTTTTATTAGATCATAGTGAATTTAACTTATATAAAATCACGGAAGAGTGTAAAAAATTTGACATTAAGAGTATTTTATGCTCTGTTTGTGATAAAGATTCATTTGCTAATATTTTTGAAAAGTATTCACCAAATATAGTCTTTCACACTGCTGCTTATAAGCATGTCCCTTTGGTTGAGGAAAATATTTCTAGAGCTATTAGAAATAATATTCTAGGTACCCAGAATGCTATAGATCTAGCCATACAAACAGGTGTCGAATCATTTATTCTGATTTCTAGTGATAAAGCAGTGCGCCCAACCAATGTTATGG comes from the Francisella persica ATCC VR-331 genome and includes:
- a CDS encoding polysaccharide biosynthesis protein; this translates as MKSLYDKRVLNFLVIIFITIITVNWTSYIFKQDVNSYFLAFLIFLRCLASFLLLRDYMASWRKSTQKTFLRKVFINLPVFFIVAFIFYGKVRFALIFSEFLFYVFLINLGVYFYWHLTNRRLTNKSKTAVIYGAGAAGTKIAQELASVGYRIKCFVDDNETLQKRSIDGKRILSSVQLKKMLLSSRFDLLVIALPKSANQIIKRIYKELEKDFSQIRIMPPLEDVLQDESFMSQLKPVSVYDLLSRDSKSLDKKSISNFIKEKIILVTGAGGSIGSEIVRQCIKYGAKQIVLLDHSEFNLYKITEECKKFDIKSILCSVCDKDSFANIFEKYSPNIVFHTAAYKHVPLVEENISRAIRNNILGTQNAIDLAIQTGVESFILISSDKAVRPTNVMGATKRVCELYLQNVDPKNTKLAAVRFGNVLGSSGSVIPKFEEQIRNGGPLTITHPEITRYFMLIPEACELVLQAGAIAKNSEVFVLDMGQPIKILDLAKQFIKLSGRDDIDIEVIGLRPGEKLYEELLVDENDISTEYKDIFIGRRTFYDIKILENNLKELFTEEPEVQVALLKKIVPEFDHKLN